A part of Aegilops tauschii subsp. strangulata cultivar AL8/78 chromosome 2, Aet v6.0, whole genome shotgun sequence genomic DNA contains:
- the LOC109772765 gene encoding L-type lectin-domain containing receptor kinase SIT2: protein MPALLLLLLLSLSMGGELVPCSSAGEGQFAFQGFAAANLTLDGLAAVMPNGLLALTNFTLQTKGHAFNPTPLRFLDVNGATNSTAVARSFSTSFVFAIVSNYDGLSDQGLAFVVAPTTNFSTAIAGQYLGLLDATNGAASDHILAVELDTIMNPEFRDINSNHVGINVNSLISRKAKPAGYYGDDGATFRDLMLNSREPMQVWVDYDGQARQLNVTLAPAHEPKPRYPLLSEAIDLSSVLTETMYVGFSSSSGVVSTHHYVLGWSFSLDGPAPPLDFSKLPALPRVGSKHRSMVLALVLPLATVLIIAAVLAAASFFVWRRRRFAEVREDWEDEFGPHRFAYKDLFRATDAFKNGNLLGAGGFGKVYKGVLPGSNLEIAVKRVSHDSRQGIREFIAEVVTIGRLRHRNLAQLQGYCRRNGELLLVYDYMENGSLDKYLYNNNGPTLDWPQRYWIIKGVASSLLYLHEDWEQVVIHRDIKASNVLLDKQMNERLGDFGLARLYDHGTDAQTTHVVGTMGYLAPELVRTGKATPSTDVFAFGVFLLEVVCGRRPIESGQHNNRVVLVDWVLEHHRNGSIIDTVDPRLMGKFNTDEVTLVLKLGLLCTHPSPNVRPPVQKVMQYLDGVQLVPDLPSTYMSYSMLVLMENEGFDSYIMSCPPPGMTICSVSDVSSATVLLDGR from the coding sequence ATGCCGGCTCTTCTTCTGCTCTTGCTGTTGAGCTTGAGCATGGGCGGAGAGCTGGTCCCGTGCTCATCCGCCGGCGAGGGCCAGTTCGCCTTCCAGGGCTTCGCGGCGGCGAACCTTACGCTGGATGGTCTCGCCGCCGTCATGCCCAACGGCCTGCTCGCGCTCACCAACTTCACTCTCCAGACAAAAGGCCATGCCTTCAACCCCACCCCTCTCCGCTTCCTCGACGTCAACGGGGCGACCAACTCCACTGCCGTGGCGCGCTCCTTCTCCACATCCTTCGTGTTCGCCATCGTCTCCAACTACGACGGCCTGAGCGACCAAGGGCTCGCCTTCGTGGTCGCCCCGACCACCAACTTCTCAACGGCGATCGCCGGGCAGTATCTGGGCCTCCTCGACGCCACGAACGGCGCCGCGAGCGACCACATATTGGCAGTCGAGCTCGACACCATCATGAACCCCGAGTTCCGCGACATCAACAGCAACCACGTGGGCATCAACGTCAACAGCCTCATTTCGCGGAAGGCCAAGCCGGCCGGCTACTACGGCGATGACGGTGCCACCTTTCGAGACCTGATGTTGAACAGCCGCGAGCCGATGCAGGTGTGGGTGGACTACGATGGCCAGGCCAGGCAACTCAACGTGACACTGGCTCCTGCGCACGAGCCCAAACCCAGGTATCCTCTCCTCTCTGAAGCCATTGACCTCTCCTCTGTCCTCACGGAGACAATGTATGTTGGCTTCTCGTCGTCATCCGGCGTGGTGTCAACGCACCACTATGTGCTTGGATGGAGCTTCAGCTTGGACGGGCCTGCCCCGCCTCTTGATTTCTCTAAGCTTCCAGCACTGCCACGTGTGGGTTCGAAGCATCGGTCCATGGTCTTGGCTCTCGTGCTACCACTAGCAACCGTATTGATCATCGCCGCGGTGCTAGCTGCCGCCTCCTTCTTTGTGTGGCGTCGGCGTCGATTTGCTGAGGTGCGCGAAGATTGGGAGGATGAGTTCGGCCCACACCGGTTCGCATATAAAGATCTATTTCGTGCCACTGATGCATTCAAGAATGGAAATTTACTCGGTGCCGGAGGGTTTGGCAAAGTATACAAAGGGGTACTTCCTGGATCCAATTTGGAAATCGCGGTGAAGAGAGTATCACATGACTCAAGACAAGGTATAAGAGAGTTCATTGCTGAAGTGGTGACCATTGGTCGTCTCCGCCACAGGAATCTGGCACAGTTACAAGGCTATTGCCGGCGCAATGGTGAACTTCTCTTGGTGTATGACTACATGGAAAATGGTAGCCTTGACAAGTACTTGTACAATAACAATGGGCCAACTTTGGATTGGCCTCAAAGATATTGGATCATCAAAGGTGTTGCATCAAGTTTACTGTATCTTCATGAGGATTGGGAACAAGTCGTCATCCACCGAGATATAAAGGCAAGCAATGTGCTTTTAGATAAGCAGATGAATGAAAGGCTCGGCGATTTTGGCCTAGCAAGGTTGTACGATCATGGCACTGATGCTCAAACAACACATGTGGTTGGCACTATGGGATACCTCGCACCAGAACTTGTACGCACTGGGAAGGCAACACCTTCAACCGATGTATTTGCATTTGGTGTGTTTCTCCTAGAGGTTGTCTGTGGACGCAGGCCCATTGAAAGTGGTCAGCATAACAATAGGGTGGTGTTAGTCGACTGGGTGCTTGAACACCACCGCAATGGCTCAATCATTGACACGGTGGATCCACGCCTCATGGGTAAATTCAACACAGATGAGGTCACTCTTGTGCTCAAACTAGGTTTGTTGTGCACGCACCCATCGCCCAATGTGAGGCCTCCTGTGCAAAAGGTCATGCAATACCTCGATGGTGTCCAATTAGTTCCTGATTTACCATCGACATACATGAGCTACAGCATGTTGGTTCTCATGGAGAATGAAGGGTTTGATTCATACATCATGTCATGCCCTCCGCCAGGGATGACCATCTGCAGTGTATCTGACGTGTCGTCGGCAACGGTTCTTCTAGATGGGAGATGA